A region of Pyxidicoccus parkwaysis DNA encodes the following proteins:
- the yhbY gene encoding ribosome assembly RNA-binding protein YhbY gives MPLTGKQRRALRALGHHLEPVVIVGQSGVTEGIIAAVEQALKDHELIKVKINEGPETRQDAAAKLAEGTQSELAQLLGRTVLLFKKRKEKSKFEKF, from the coding sequence GTGCCGCTCACCGGGAAGCAACGCCGCGCCCTGCGCGCGCTGGGACACCACCTGGAGCCGGTGGTCATCGTCGGTCAGTCCGGCGTCACCGAGGGAATCATCGCCGCGGTCGAGCAGGCGCTGAAGGACCACGAGCTCATCAAGGTCAAAATCAACGAGGGCCCGGAGACGCGCCAGGACGCCGCGGCGAAGCTCGCCGAGGGCACTCAGTCCGAGCTGGCCCAGCTCCTCGGCCGCACCGTGCTCCTCTTCAAGAAGCGCAAGGAGAAGTCGAAGTTCGAAAAGTTCTGA
- a CDS encoding YfbM family protein, with protein MEMLCTLRSATEAQRNALLQAPGRLEAFLDDEDDFGDAKAFVELDIGEAWHGLQYLLTGTPWEGAAPLDFLVRGGEDVGDIPSDEGTARIFTPEQVKALSAALQKVQESTLRRRYDTAEMQAQDIYPGTWEEPEEDVDLLEELVSYFDELQKFVAKVAKRGDALLVHIG; from the coding sequence ATGGAGATGCTCTGCACCCTTCGCAGCGCCACGGAGGCGCAGCGCAACGCCCTGCTCCAGGCGCCCGGCCGGCTGGAGGCCTTCCTCGATGACGAGGATGACTTCGGAGACGCGAAGGCCTTCGTGGAGCTGGACATCGGCGAGGCGTGGCACGGCCTCCAGTACCTGCTCACCGGCACGCCGTGGGAGGGCGCCGCGCCGCTGGACTTCCTGGTGCGCGGCGGCGAGGACGTGGGCGACATCCCCTCGGACGAGGGCACCGCGCGCATCTTCACGCCCGAGCAGGTGAAGGCGCTCTCCGCGGCGCTCCAGAAGGTGCAGGAGTCCACGCTGCGCCGCCGGTACGACACGGCGGAGATGCAGGCCCAGGACATCTACCCCGGCACCTGGGAGGAGCCCGAGGAGGACGTGGACCTGCTGGAGGAGCTGGTCTCCTACTTCGACGAGCTCCAGAAGTTCGTCGCCAAGGTGGCGAAGCGCGGGGACGCGCTGCTGGTGCACATCGGCTGA
- a CDS encoding tetratricopeptide repeat protein: protein MSRCLLALSSLLLLASGCRHTLAVPELPASHGHLSAALDRYVEKREDLPEDAAPVDLSLFSEEPQAVVEPAQARSVFTEALAVLRGTPSAEEVRQAADDLKATCVAGLAEACAFLRERIERPHKFSGKPPEIPREVILKQSFSIVVIRCRLGVDGKFRDCVALEGGPDGVTESVLAAVKEGTYEPVKLAGHPIEVPYTMKAVFLPARKGLTTEERLQWVRARAARFPQSHVAWGDLAAMLAKHAPEDHWYADALGYLNALNPASWWAASELAWLHAQAGRYAEAEPLIKRALTMESANPYVLETSAAVMMATNQCEPALLQQRRAVAKLPPEWPAPERERFTRTMENYQRRCPAANATTASEPAQAP from the coding sequence ATGAGCCGTTGCCTCCTGGCCCTTTCTTCTTTGTTGCTGCTCGCTTCGGGCTGCCGCCACACGCTCGCGGTGCCCGAGCTTCCCGCCAGCCACGGACACCTCTCCGCGGCCCTGGACCGCTACGTGGAGAAGCGCGAGGACCTGCCGGAGGATGCGGCTCCCGTCGACCTCTCCCTCTTCAGCGAGGAGCCCCAGGCCGTAGTCGAGCCGGCCCAGGCGCGAAGCGTCTTCACAGAAGCCCTGGCCGTGCTGAGAGGCACCCCCTCGGCAGAGGAGGTCCGTCAGGCAGCGGACGACCTCAAGGCGACCTGCGTGGCCGGGCTGGCGGAGGCGTGCGCCTTCCTGCGAGAGCGGATTGAGCGTCCCCACAAGTTCAGCGGCAAGCCGCCCGAAATCCCGAGAGAGGTCATCCTCAAGCAGTCCTTCTCCATCGTCGTCATCCGCTGCCGGCTGGGCGTGGACGGGAAGTTCCGCGACTGCGTCGCGCTCGAAGGAGGCCCGGATGGTGTCACGGAATCCGTCCTCGCGGCCGTCAAGGAAGGGACGTATGAGCCGGTGAAGTTGGCGGGCCATCCCATCGAAGTGCCCTACACGATGAAGGCTGTGTTCCTTCCGGCCCGGAAGGGCCTCACCACGGAGGAGCGGCTGCAGTGGGTCCGTGCCCGCGCGGCGCGCTTCCCCCAGAGCCACGTGGCCTGGGGGGATTTGGCCGCCATGCTCGCGAAGCATGCCCCCGAGGACCACTGGTATGCGGATGCCCTGGGCTACCTCAACGCGTTGAACCCCGCCTCGTGGTGGGCGGCGAGCGAGCTTGCGTGGCTCCACGCGCAGGCGGGCCGCTACGCGGAGGCCGAGCCCCTCATCAAGCGGGCCTTGACCATGGAGTCTGCCAACCCCTACGTGCTGGAGACGTCCGCGGCGGTGATGATGGCCACGAACCAGTGCGAGCCTGCGCTTCTCCAGCAGCGGCGCGCGGTGGCGAAGCTCCCACCGGAGTGGCCCGCCCCGGAGCGCGAGCGCTTCACACGCACGATGGAGAACTACCAGCGCCGGTGCCCGGCCGCGAACGCCACGACTGCATCGGAACCGGCGCAGGCGCCCTGA
- a CDS encoding sensor histidine kinase translates to MHESSEEELKQLRLRQFLQWMWPVAVGFLLVYAAFAVVLRSPALAGGSVAVGVYTAALVWARRLALHGHTARAAWVTGHALLVMVAIGSLFVHFLFAALLLMPVAGVALVLPYLERRELGRFMFAALGVDIWVTVVDGLLPPLVEQPPSWLQQCVLALAVVACVALTFRLLWVDSARLRRSLVLAEKAVAARDEFLSVASHELRTPLTPLSLRLQQLRRELSLPPPHSSAERAQFHLDVSQRQVKKLVDLVDDLLDVSRISAGRLELRPTRVDLAEVVRDAVRRFEPQARRAGCTLTLELDGALMARVDPLRFEQVLDNLLSNALKYGAGKPIRVRLERHEARARLTVRDEGIGIAPAALERIFDRFERAVSERHFGGLGLGLYIVRRVVAASGGTISAASVPGQGATFTVELPLSTDASLVPLVSGGR, encoded by the coding sequence ATGCATGAGTCCTCCGAAGAGGAGCTGAAGCAACTCCGGCTCCGTCAGTTCCTCCAGTGGATGTGGCCCGTCGCGGTGGGCTTCCTCCTCGTGTACGCGGCCTTCGCGGTCGTGCTGCGCAGCCCGGCGCTCGCGGGCGGGAGCGTGGCGGTGGGTGTCTACACGGCCGCGCTCGTCTGGGCCCGCCGCCTGGCGCTGCATGGGCACACGGCGCGCGCGGCGTGGGTGACGGGCCATGCGCTGCTGGTGATGGTGGCCATCGGCTCGCTGTTCGTTCACTTCCTCTTCGCCGCGCTGCTCCTCATGCCCGTCGCCGGGGTGGCCCTGGTGCTGCCGTACCTGGAGCGGCGAGAGCTCGGCCGCTTCATGTTCGCCGCGCTGGGCGTGGACATCTGGGTGACGGTGGTGGACGGCCTGCTGCCGCCGCTCGTCGAGCAGCCCCCGTCATGGCTCCAGCAGTGCGTGCTGGCCCTGGCGGTGGTGGCGTGCGTGGCGCTGACGTTCCGGCTGCTCTGGGTGGACTCCGCGCGGCTGCGCCGGAGCCTGGTGCTCGCCGAGAAGGCGGTGGCCGCGCGGGACGAGTTCCTCTCCGTGGCCAGCCACGAGCTGCGCACGCCGCTCACCCCACTCAGCCTCCGGCTCCAGCAGCTCCGCCGCGAGCTGTCGCTGCCGCCGCCCCACTCCTCCGCCGAGCGCGCGCAGTTCCACCTGGACGTGTCCCAGCGTCAGGTGAAGAAGCTGGTGGACCTGGTGGACGACCTGCTGGACGTGTCGCGCATCTCCGCGGGCCGTCTGGAATTGCGTCCCACGCGGGTGGACCTGGCGGAGGTCGTCCGCGACGCCGTGCGGCGCTTCGAGCCGCAGGCGCGGCGCGCCGGATGCACGCTCACGCTGGAGCTGGACGGGGCCCTCATGGCGAGGGTGGACCCGCTGCGCTTCGAGCAGGTGCTCGACAACCTCCTGTCCAACGCCCTCAAGTACGGCGCCGGAAAGCCCATCCGCGTGCGGCTGGAGCGGCACGAGGCGCGGGCGCGGCTCACCGTGCGGGACGAGGGCATCGGCATCGCCCCCGCGGCGCTGGAGCGCATCTTCGACCGCTTCGAGCGGGCGGTGTCGGAGCGCCACTTCGGCGGCCTGGGCCTGGGGCTCTACATCGTCCGGAGGGTTGTGGCGGCCAGCGGCGGCACCATCTCCGCGGCCAGCGTGCCGGGCCAGGGCGCGACGTTCACCGTCGAGCTACCGCTGAGCACGGACGCGTCCCTTGTTCCGTTGGTGAGCGGCGGGCGCTAA
- the accC gene encoding acetyl-CoA carboxylase biotin carboxylase subunit, giving the protein MPKIRKVLVANRGEIAIRVMRTCKELGIATVAVYSEADRAALHVRTADQAYFVGPPPSRESYLVQQRIIDAAKQAGADAIHPGYGFLSENASFVRTCEAAGITFIGPPASAMDAMGEKTRARANMIKAGVPVVPGSTEPFASLEEARVYAEKIGFPVMLKAAGGGGGKGMRKVERIADFDSSWRAAKSEAMNAFGNDAVYIEKYLEKPHHVEIQVFADQHGNTIHLNERECSAQRRHQKVVEETPSPILTPELRAKMGEVAVKAAKAVNYVGAGTVEFLVDVHRNFYFLEMNTRLQVEHPVTEWVTGLDLVALQIKAAEGEKLPLTAAPEPRGHSIEVRVYAEDPARNFMPSPGKITYLRVPGGPNVRDDSGVFPGYTVPNFYDPMISKLSVWAPTRREAIARAQRALSEYVVKGITTNIRYLKAILAHPEFIGGDYDTSFLTREHEALLGVEDAKLSEMALLASAVHAYQRDQKRAKTLPSASGQGGGTGGVSPWKLALRTRR; this is encoded by the coding sequence ATGCCCAAGATCCGCAAAGTGCTCGTCGCCAATCGCGGCGAGATCGCCATCCGGGTGATGCGCACCTGCAAGGAGCTCGGCATCGCCACCGTGGCGGTGTACTCGGAGGCGGACCGCGCCGCCCTGCACGTGCGCACCGCAGACCAGGCGTACTTCGTGGGGCCCCCGCCCTCGCGTGAGAGCTACCTGGTGCAGCAGCGCATCATCGACGCCGCCAAGCAGGCCGGCGCGGATGCCATCCACCCCGGCTACGGCTTCCTCTCCGAGAACGCCTCCTTCGTCCGCACCTGCGAGGCCGCCGGCATCACCTTCATCGGTCCGCCGGCCAGCGCCATGGACGCCATGGGCGAGAAGACCCGCGCCCGCGCGAACATGATCAAGGCCGGCGTGCCCGTGGTGCCCGGCTCCACCGAGCCCTTCGCCTCGCTGGAAGAGGCGCGCGTCTACGCGGAGAAGATTGGCTTCCCCGTCATGCTCAAGGCCGCGGGCGGTGGCGGCGGCAAGGGCATGCGCAAGGTGGAGCGCATCGCGGACTTCGACTCCTCGTGGCGCGCCGCCAAGAGCGAGGCGATGAATGCCTTCGGCAACGACGCCGTCTACATCGAGAAGTACCTGGAGAAGCCACACCACGTGGAGATTCAGGTCTTCGCCGACCAGCACGGCAACACCATCCACCTGAACGAGCGCGAGTGCTCCGCGCAGCGCCGTCACCAGAAGGTGGTGGAGGAGACGCCCAGCCCCATCCTCACGCCGGAGTTGCGCGCGAAGATGGGCGAGGTCGCGGTGAAGGCGGCCAAGGCCGTCAACTACGTGGGCGCGGGGACGGTGGAGTTCCTCGTCGACGTGCACCGCAACTTCTACTTCCTGGAGATGAACACCCGCCTCCAGGTGGAGCACCCGGTGACGGAGTGGGTGACGGGGCTGGACCTCGTGGCCCTGCAAATCAAGGCCGCCGAGGGCGAGAAGCTCCCGCTCACCGCCGCCCCCGAGCCGCGTGGCCACTCGATTGAGGTGCGCGTGTACGCGGAGGACCCGGCGCGCAACTTCATGCCCAGCCCCGGGAAGATTACGTACCTGCGCGTGCCGGGCGGTCCCAACGTGCGCGACGACTCGGGCGTGTTCCCCGGGTACACGGTGCCCAACTTCTACGACCCGATGATTTCCAAGCTGTCCGTGTGGGCCCCCACGCGGCGCGAGGCGATTGCCCGGGCGCAGCGCGCGCTGTCCGAGTACGTGGTGAAGGGCATCACCACCAACATCCGCTACTTGAAGGCGATTCTCGCGCACCCCGAGTTCATCGGCGGGGACTACGACACCAGCTTCCTCACCCGCGAGCACGAGGCGCTGCTCGGCGTGGAGGACGCGAAGCTGAGCGAGATGGCGCTGCTGGCGAGCGCGGTGCACGCGTACCAGCGAGACCAGAAGCGCGCCAAGACGCTGCCCTCGGCGAGTGGCCAGGGCGGTGGCACCGGTGGCGTCTCCCCGTGGAAGCTGGCGCTGCGTACGCGCCGCTGA
- a CDS encoding tetratricopeptide repeat protein translates to MNRYVVALSSWLMLAAGCRHATMTGVPELPASHGHLSSALDRYLAKQQGSPEQAASTSFTLFSDASQAIVEPTDARRVFTEARVVLESSPSEEQVRLAANDLKGACQAGLTEACAFLRERLKRPTKLSGEQPQIPPKAFENVIAKKRFTIVVVQCRLGVSGKFRDCDALEEGTDGLTESVLKALASSTYQPATLAGHPIDVPYTMTVGFVPPGTSLTTEQRLQWFRTRVARFPRSHVAWKDLAEMLAMHAPGDPGYASALGSLNALEPWHWWAASELAWLHVQAGRHAEAEPLIQQALTTEWSNPYVLETSAAVMIAGGRCEPALLQQRRAVTKLPPEWPAPERERFTRTLEDYQRRCPTANATPASEPAQAP, encoded by the coding sequence ATGAATCGCTACGTCGTGGCCCTTTCTTCTTGGCTGATGCTCGCGGCGGGCTGTCGTCACGCGACCATGACCGGGGTGCCGGAGCTGCCCGCCAGCCACGGGCACCTGTCCTCAGCCCTGGACCGTTATCTGGCGAAGCAGCAGGGCTCGCCGGAACAGGCGGCTTCCACGTCCTTCACCCTGTTCAGCGACGCGTCCCAGGCCATCGTCGAGCCCACCGACGCGCGGAGGGTCTTCACGGAGGCCCGCGTGGTGCTGGAAAGCTCGCCGTCGGAGGAACAGGTCCGTCTGGCCGCGAATGACCTCAAGGGCGCGTGCCAGGCCGGACTGACGGAGGCCTGCGCTTTCTTGCGTGAGAGGCTCAAGCGCCCGACCAAGCTCAGCGGCGAGCAGCCGCAGATTCCCCCCAAGGCATTCGAGAACGTCATCGCCAAGAAGCGCTTCACCATCGTGGTCGTCCAGTGCCGGTTGGGGGTGAGCGGGAAGTTCCGTGACTGCGATGCGCTCGAAGAAGGCACCGATGGCCTCACGGAGTCCGTGCTCAAGGCCCTCGCCAGTTCGACGTATCAGCCGGCAACCCTCGCGGGCCATCCCATCGACGTCCCCTACACGATGACAGTGGGCTTCGTTCCACCCGGGACGAGCCTCACCACGGAGCAACGGTTGCAATGGTTCCGTACGCGCGTGGCCCGGTTCCCCCGCAGCCACGTGGCCTGGAAAGACCTCGCCGAGATGCTCGCAATGCATGCGCCAGGGGACCCCGGGTATGCGAGCGCCCTGGGCTCTCTCAACGCGCTCGAGCCCTGGCACTGGTGGGCGGCGAGCGAGCTCGCATGGCTCCACGTGCAGGCGGGCCGCCACGCCGAGGCGGAGCCCCTCATCCAGCAGGCATTGACCACGGAGTGGAGCAACCCGTACGTCCTGGAAACCTCCGCGGCGGTGATGATTGCCGGAGGCAGGTGCGAGCCTGCGCTTCTCCAGCAGCGGCGCGCAGTGACGAAGCTCCCACCGGAGTGGCCCGCCCCGGAGCGCGAGCGCTTCACACGCACGCTGGAGGACTACCAGCGCCGGTGCCCGACCGCGAACGCCACGCCTGCATCGGAGCCGGCGCAAGCACCCTGA
- a CDS encoding ferritin-like domain-containing protein has protein sequence MHPMSLRRIFSRALRASLVTPLVLAGCDKDDLDLTGYSSPTCDSGRLSLNGLSPATPVDYVQLRTFQFVPGSDEHHEAVVSASGTECATATDVPACMSTLDNLRSNQGFRSGCAELCSAYYVATTRGDEVAAHASLESLRALLGTIDTSQEAVLLAYAEGYDVSCEELERGAVKAEADGRFSIIATQGFACGEGTKVTRFVLEVSPDGSVREVSSKVVERGTNNCAIGRRPAGLRDADAVGCSDALGHHFAVVAHLEAASINAFLRLREELELHGADAALKDAALRSAMEEVLHTDVSTRLARRFGGAPRKPEVDALPLRPLFEVALDNAVEGCVRETFGALVAHHQALHARDTEVRGAMARIADDETRHAELSWAIDAWAKARLSASELEALRAAQREAVAKLREEVAMPLDEALVTEAGMPAPEVASAMVDTLAAQLWA, from the coding sequence ATGCACCCGATGTCGCTGCGCCGAATCTTCTCCCGCGCCCTGCGCGCCTCGCTCGTCACGCCGCTGGTGCTGGCCGGGTGTGACAAGGACGACCTGGACCTGACGGGCTACTCCTCGCCCACGTGCGACAGCGGCCGGCTCTCGTTGAACGGGCTGTCGCCCGCGACGCCGGTGGATTACGTGCAGCTGCGCACCTTCCAGTTCGTCCCCGGCTCGGATGAGCACCACGAGGCGGTGGTGTCCGCCTCGGGCACGGAATGCGCGACGGCCACCGACGTGCCCGCCTGCATGTCGACGCTGGACAACCTCAGGTCGAACCAGGGCTTTCGCAGCGGCTGTGCGGAGCTCTGCTCCGCGTACTACGTGGCGACGACGCGTGGCGACGAGGTGGCGGCCCATGCGTCGCTGGAGTCGCTCCGGGCGCTGCTGGGCACCATCGACACCTCGCAGGAAGCCGTGCTGCTCGCCTATGCCGAGGGCTACGACGTGTCCTGCGAGGAACTGGAGCGCGGCGCGGTGAAGGCGGAGGCCGACGGGCGCTTCAGCATCATCGCCACGCAGGGCTTCGCCTGCGGCGAGGGCACGAAGGTGACGCGCTTCGTGCTGGAGGTGTCCCCGGATGGCTCGGTGCGTGAGGTGAGCAGCAAGGTGGTCGAGCGGGGGACGAATAACTGCGCCATCGGGCGGCGGCCGGCGGGCCTGCGCGACGCGGACGCCGTGGGCTGCTCGGACGCGCTGGGGCATCACTTCGCGGTGGTGGCACACCTGGAGGCAGCGTCCATCAATGCCTTCCTGCGGCTGCGCGAGGAGCTGGAGTTGCACGGCGCCGATGCCGCGCTCAAGGACGCGGCGCTGCGCAGCGCGATGGAGGAGGTGCTGCACACCGATGTGAGCACGCGGCTGGCGCGGCGCTTCGGTGGCGCGCCCCGCAAGCCCGAGGTGGACGCGCTGCCGCTGCGCCCGCTGTTCGAGGTGGCGCTGGACAACGCGGTGGAGGGCTGCGTGCGTGAGACGTTCGGCGCGCTGGTGGCGCATCACCAGGCGTTGCACGCGCGGGACACGGAGGTGCGCGGGGCCATGGCGCGCATCGCCGACGATGAGACGCGGCACGCGGAGCTGTCGTGGGCCATCGACGCGTGGGCGAAGGCGCGGCTCTCCGCCAGTGAGCTGGAGGCCCTGCGCGCCGCGCAGCGCGAGGCGGTGGCGAAGCTGCGTGAGGAGGTGGCCATGCCGCTGGACGAGGCGCTCGTCACCGAGGCCGGCATGCCCGCGCCCGAGGTGGCCTCGGCGATGGTGGACACGCTGGCGGCGCAGCTCTGGGCGTGA
- a CDS encoding biotin/lipoyl-containing protein has product MRYFTKQQGQKEALPVDLEPLGNDKYRLTVGGKTYEVDALMLEHGTMTMLVDGQSYGVEFEENGDEVGVLLRGQVNRFDVADERRLRLRAGNAAFSVEGKQLVTAPMPGKVVKVLVKVGDEVKEGQGLVVVEAMKMENELKSPKAGKVTELFAKEGTAVENNAKLVVVE; this is encoded by the coding sequence ATGCGCTATTTCACGAAGCAGCAGGGCCAGAAGGAAGCGTTGCCGGTGGACCTGGAGCCGCTGGGCAACGACAAGTACCGGCTGACGGTGGGCGGCAAGACGTACGAGGTGGACGCGCTCATGTTGGAGCACGGCACCATGACCATGCTGGTGGATGGCCAGTCCTACGGCGTCGAGTTCGAGGAGAACGGCGACGAGGTGGGCGTCCTCCTGCGCGGGCAGGTGAACCGCTTCGACGTGGCGGACGAGCGCCGCCTGCGCCTGCGTGCGGGCAACGCGGCCTTCTCCGTGGAGGGCAAGCAGCTGGTGACGGCGCCCATGCCCGGCAAGGTGGTGAAGGTGCTGGTGAAGGTGGGCGACGAGGTGAAGGAGGGCCAGGGGCTCGTCGTCGTCGAGGCGATGAAGATGGAGAACGAGCTCAAGAGCCCCAAGGCGGGCAAGGTGACGGAGCTGTTCGCCAAGGAAGGCACCGCCGTGGAGAACAACGCGAAGCTGGTGGTGGTGGAGTAG
- a CDS encoding J domain-containing protein yields MAGPGTRPTVPPVAPQAGAPNPAARGATAPTPGPFANPAAARGATAPSPGPVANPAAARGPAAPTPGAFANPAAAGAAPAGAMPSAGAAPVAAGAAPTASAAPAAAPAPAVVSADESPFTVPPQGPLDQLSPIRLYGRIAAGEQTGLLSLMLADRVVHIHFRKGNPEFVDSSHAEDALGTSLMGARLLTPEQLQQAESSKERFGGDLLAALFGLGLLQPASAFTQLAQRAVSILSKGLRAESGTFTFEPKDLPGHKAMPLGNRWAVLSDSVRRLPPADLKRRLAPVLQLPIMKSGGLVAASELRLTPHEVRTLAVIDGVRSVAQLLNDFPQDGDHLLRIAFLLRELDGVSFAAPSRSAAVSPPPGASAPPPATAAPQPPPAATAQRPAAPQPPPAAAAQRPAAPQPPPAATAQRPAAPQPAAPRPPPVVGPAAAGAPRPAGAAPAPPAAARPAPPVVNAAAGAAAPARPAPAAPPRPAAPTVAATPANAPGAEEIPALRQLATAMKQQNHFQRLGLTEQTNSSAVKIAYFRLAKLYHPDTLPQGAPQELEKLKAEVFAYIGDAYRTLSDDKSRASYIEELKAGGGAGTEVDVNSILMAEELFQKSCILVKARKFADAVKMLDEAIKLNAEEAEFYAWRGYARFFTAADKKAAQPEAFREIQNAIKRNERCAPAHYFLGVIAKLSGDTTSALKHFKRTVELQPDHIDAQREIRMAAQKK; encoded by the coding sequence ATGGCGGGCCCGGGAACGCGCCCCACCGTGCCTCCCGTTGCGCCCCAGGCAGGCGCTCCCAATCCCGCCGCGCGAGGCGCCACGGCGCCTACGCCGGGTCCCTTCGCCAACCCCGCCGCCGCGCGAGGCGCCACCGCACCATCCCCCGGCCCCGTCGCGAACCCCGCCGCCGCGCGAGGCCCCGCCGCGCCCACGCCGGGAGCCTTCGCGAATCCCGCAGCCGCGGGTGCCGCCCCCGCTGGAGCCATGCCCAGCGCGGGAGCCGCACCCGTCGCCGCCGGAGCCGCACCCACCGCGAGTGCCGCGCCTGCAGCCGCGCCCGCCCCTGCCGTTGTCTCCGCGGACGAATCGCCCTTCACCGTTCCGCCGCAGGGCCCGCTCGACCAGCTCTCCCCCATCCGCCTCTACGGCCGCATCGCCGCCGGAGAGCAGACGGGCCTGCTGTCGCTCATGCTCGCGGACCGCGTGGTCCACATCCACTTCCGCAAGGGCAACCCGGAGTTCGTCGACTCCTCGCACGCGGAGGACGCGCTCGGCACGTCGCTGATGGGCGCGAGGCTCCTCACGCCCGAGCAGCTCCAACAGGCCGAGTCCTCGAAGGAGCGCTTCGGAGGAGACCTCCTCGCGGCCCTCTTCGGCCTCGGCCTCCTGCAGCCGGCCAGCGCCTTCACGCAGCTCGCGCAGCGCGCGGTGTCCATCCTGTCCAAGGGCCTGCGCGCCGAGTCCGGCACCTTCACCTTCGAGCCGAAAGACCTCCCGGGGCACAAGGCGATGCCGCTCGGCAACCGCTGGGCGGTGCTGAGCGACTCCGTGCGCCGCCTCCCGCCCGCGGACCTCAAGCGCCGGTTGGCCCCGGTGCTCCAGCTTCCCATCATGAAGTCCGGAGGCCTGGTCGCCGCGAGCGAGCTGCGCCTCACGCCCCACGAGGTCCGCACGCTCGCGGTCATCGACGGCGTGCGCTCGGTGGCGCAGCTTCTCAACGACTTCCCGCAGGACGGCGACCACCTGCTGCGCATCGCCTTCCTGCTCCGTGAGCTCGACGGCGTCTCGTTCGCCGCACCCTCGCGCAGCGCCGCCGTCTCGCCACCGCCGGGAGCCTCGGCCCCGCCGCCGGCCACCGCCGCGCCCCAGCCTCCGCCCGCAGCCACGGCACAACGCCCCGCCGCACCCCAGCCTCCGCCCGCCGCCGCGGCACAGCGCCCCGCCGCACCCCAGCCTCCGCCCGCTGCCACGGCTCAGCGCCCCGCCGCGCCCCAGCCCGCCGCGCCGCGCCCGCCGCCCGTCGTGGGCCCCGCCGCCGCCGGCGCGCCCCGCCCCGCCGGAGCCGCTCCCGCCCCGCCCGCAGCCGCGCGTCCCGCACCGCCGGTGGTGAACGCGGCCGCCGGAGCCGCCGCACCCGCCCGTCCCGCCCCCGCCGCCCCGCCGCGTCCGGCGGCCCCCACCGTGGCCGCAACGCCCGCGAATGCCCCGGGCGCGGAAGAGATTCCCGCGCTCCGCCAGCTCGCCACGGCGATGAAGCAGCAGAACCACTTCCAGCGGCTCGGGCTGACGGAGCAGACGAACTCGAGCGCGGTGAAGATTGCCTACTTCCGTCTGGCGAAGCTGTACCACCCGGACACGCTGCCGCAGGGCGCGCCGCAGGAATTGGAGAAGCTGAAGGCGGAGGTCTTCGCGTACATCGGCGATGCGTACCGGACGCTCTCGGACGACAAGAGCCGCGCGTCGTACATCGAGGAGCTGAAGGCCGGTGGAGGCGCCGGCACCGAGGTGGACGTCAACTCCATCCTCATGGCCGAGGAGCTCTTCCAGAAGTCCTGCATCCTGGTGAAGGCGCGCAAGTTCGCCGACGCCGTGAAGATGCTGGACGAGGCCATCAAGTTGAACGCGGAGGAGGCGGAGTTCTACGCATGGCGGGGCTACGCGCGCTTCTTCACGGCGGCGGACAAGAAGGCCGCCCAGCCGGAGGCCTTCCGCGAAATCCAGAACGCCATCAAGCGCAACGAGCGCTGCGCCCCCGCGCACTACTTCCTGGGGGTGATTGCCAAGCTGAGTGGCGACACCACCTCCGCCCTGAAGCACTTCAAGCGGACCGTGGAGCTTCAGCCAGACCACATCGACGCGCAGCGGGAGATCCGCATGGCGGCGCAGAAGAAGTAG
- a CDS encoding TSUP family transporter, with protein MRRSAPVDVDVSLLHIILLCLAALTAGIVDAIAGGGGLITLPAVLAAGLPPHVALGTNKGQSVFGSFAAMVRFSRAGLVDWKLARVTFPFGLVGAFAGAALVLLIKPEVLKPLVLVLLIAVAVFLTFRRTPHAGDRPEPGPHPRAQAIGALIALGISAYDGFFGPGTGTFLIVAFSTLLGHGLARASADAKVVNFASNLASVSLFALKGVVLWRVALPMAAAQFTGAYLGAHLAVKGGDKLVRKVVLGVVLALVLKLGRDLLMG; from the coding sequence ATGAGGAGGTCGGCTCCGGTGGACGTGGACGTCAGCCTGCTGCACATCATCCTGCTCTGTCTCGCCGCGCTGACCGCGGGCATCGTCGACGCCATCGCCGGAGGCGGCGGGCTCATCACCCTGCCCGCGGTGCTGGCCGCGGGCCTTCCTCCGCACGTGGCGCTGGGCACCAACAAGGGCCAGTCCGTCTTCGGCTCGTTCGCGGCGATGGTGCGCTTCTCGCGCGCGGGGCTGGTGGACTGGAAGCTGGCGCGCGTCACCTTCCCCTTCGGCCTGGTGGGCGCCTTCGCGGGCGCCGCGCTGGTGCTGCTCATCAAGCCCGAGGTGCTCAAGCCGCTGGTGCTCGTGCTGCTCATCGCGGTGGCGGTGTTCCTCACCTTCCGGAGGACTCCGCACGCAGGTGACAGGCCCGAGCCCGGGCCGCACCCCCGAGCGCAGGCCATTGGCGCGCTCATCGCGCTGGGCATCAGCGCCTATGACGGCTTCTTCGGGCCCGGCACCGGCACCTTCCTCATCGTCGCCTTCTCCACGCTGCTGGGCCACGGCCTGGCGCGCGCGTCCGCCGACGCGAAGGTGGTGAACTTCGCCTCCAACCTCGCCTCGGTGTCGCTGTTCGCCCTCAAGGGCGTGGTGCTGTGGCGGGTGGCGCTGCCCATGGCCGCCGCGCAATTCACGGGCGCGTACCTCGGCGCGCACCTCGCGGTGAAGGGCGGCGACAAGCTGGTGCGCAAGGTGGTGCTCGGCGTGGTGCTGGCGCTGGTGCTGAAGCTCGGCCGTGATTTGCTGATGGGCTGA